From the genome of Agromyces badenianii:
GCCCACCAGGAGCCCGATCAACCATCGTCTACGCTGGAACCAGGCTGCACGCGGCCTGCATGGAAACGGGGGCCGAGGTGACACTGCGACTCCGTTACGTCTCCGGGGTGAGCCCGTCGAAGTGGCTGAGGGTCTGGGGCGAGCGACGACCCGACCTCCCGCTCGAGGCCATCGTCGTCGACGAGGCCGAGCAGCTCGCCGGAATCCTCGCGGGCGAGGCCGATGTCGCCTTCGTGCGCCTCCCGGTGGACACCGAGGGCCTGCACGCGGTCGCGCTCTGGGAGGAGCTCGCGGTCGTCGTGCTCCCGAAAGACCACCCGCTCGCCGAGGCCGAATCGCTCACGCTCGCCGACCTCGAGGGCGAGACGACCGCACCGGTGCAGCCCGAGGCCGCGATGACGATCGAGCTCGTCGCCGCCGGCACCGGCCATGCGATCGTGCCGCACTCGGTCGCGAGGCTGCACCGCCGCAAAGACGTGGTTGCGATTCCGGTGACCGATGCGGCGCAGACGCAGATCTCGCTCGTCTGGCGGCAGGATCGCGACGACGCCGACATCCAGGAGTTCGTCGCCGTCGTGCGCGGCCGCGGCGCGAAGAGCTCCCGCGGTTCGGCCGACGACCCGCCCCCCATGAAGCCCGCGAAGGCCGCGAAGCTCGCCGCCGCGGAGCGCCGGGCCGCGGCGGCCAAGTCGGGCGAGGGCAAAGGCAAGGGCGGCACGTCGAAGTCGGGCGCCAGGGGCGGTCGACCCGCCCCGCGCACGGGCGCGGGTGCCAAGCAGCGCAGCCGCCGGAGGGGCCGATGAGTTCGACGCCCTTCCTCTTCCTCTCGGCACGCCCCGAGGTCGAGGCCGTCGGCCCCGAGTACGAGTCGGTGCGCCGTGCGATGGGCGTCGACGCCGGCCGGCTCGACCACGTGCGGCTCGACGTCGACCCGCTCGGCGACGTCGCGCTCAGCGACTACGCCGGCATCGTCGTCGGCGGCAGCCCCTTCAACGTGACCACCCCCGAAACCGGCAAGCACGAGGTGCAGCGCCGCGTCGAAGCCGACCTCACGCGGCTCGCCGAGCAGGCGCTCGAGGCCGACTTCCCCTTGCTGCTCACCTGCTACGGAATCGGCGTGCTGACCCTGCTGCTCGGCGGCGAGGTCGGCCGGGCGCACGGCGAACAGGCCCAGGCCGTCGAGATCAGGCTCACCGGCGACGGCATCGCCGACCCGCTGGTCGGCGCTCTGCCCGAGCGGTTCGACGCACTCGTCGGCCACAAGGAGGCCACCGAACGTCTCCCCCGCGATGCGCGGCTGCTCGCCTCGTCAGCAGGATGCCCCGTGCAGATCTACCGGGTCGGCACGAGCGTCTACGCGACGCAGTTCCATCCCGAGGTCTCGACGGGCGACTTCATCGCCCGCGCGCAGGTGTACCGGCACCACGGCTACTTCCCGGCGAGCGAACTGCGCGAGGTCGGCGAACGACTGGCCGCGGCATCCGTCACCGAACCGCAGCGGATGCTCCGCCGCTTCGCCGAACTCGCCGACGAGCGCATCGACGAGTGAGCCGCGTGCCGCGGCCCCGCCATCTGAGCGGGGCCGCGGGCACGCGGCGTTCGTGTGCGGTCTAGGCGGCCGAGCTGTTGCTGCGACCGCGGGTGATGAGCCCCCAGATCAGCAGCACGATGATCGACCCGGCGATGGCGAGGAGCCACGTGCCGAGATCCCAGAACTGGTCGAGGCCGATGCCGAAGAGGGCACTGCCGATCCAACCGCCGAGCAGCGCCCCGACGACGCCGAGGAGCAGCGTGACGAACCAGCCCCCGGCTTGCTTGCCGGGCAGGATCAGCTTTGCGATCGCTCCGGCGATGAGGCCGAGAATCAGAAACGCGAGGAAACTCATGTCGTGCTCCTTCGTTCGATACCCCTACGAAACCACTGCTGCCCGGGCGGTGCAAGCCTCTCGCGCCGTGTCGCACCGATGGGATCGTGCGCGGATCAGGCGGTTCTCACCGCGGCGAGCGGGTATCGCCGCCGCAGCAGCACGCGCTGCACGAGGGTCCACGCCACGGTGACGAAGAGATAGAGGGCCGCAGCGAGGGGCACGAAGATCGCGATCACGGCTGTGAGGAACTGCAGCACTCCGAGGGCACGGATCACCCCCGGCGCGGTCAGCGCGGCGGATGCCCCGCCGGCACCGGTGAGCGCAGCGGCATCCGCCCGGCCCGCGGTGGCCGTGCCGCCGGCCGGGGGGCTCGGCTGGAAGACACGCCGCGTGATCTCGCCGACGAGCGCGATGCCCGCGATCACGACGCCGAACACGAGCAGGCCGGCCGGCGTCAGGGCGCCCGCGGCGATCTGACCGGCGAGGCTCGAGCCGAGCGGCACGCCGAAGAACGTCTGCTCGAGCAGCGCGTTCGGATGGCCCGCGATGGTCGGCAGGATGAAGAGCGCGTAGATCACACCGACGATGGGCGCCTGCACGAGCATCGGCAGGCAGCCGGCGAACGGCGTGGTGCCCTCCTCGCCGTACAGGGCCATCGTCTCGCGCTGCAGGCGTTCGGGGTTGTTCTTGTGCTTCTGCTGCAGCGCGGCGAGCTTCGGAGCGAGTCGGGAACGCGTCTGCTCGGCCTTGGCCTGCGAGATGCCGACCGGAATGAGCGCGGCGCGAACGAGCAGGGTGACGAGCACGACGGCGGCCGCAGCGCTCGCGACGCCGATGAGGGGTTCGAGGAGGGCGGCGAGCGCCATGAGCACGGCGTGCGCGCCGTCGAGCAGGCCCGCGATGGGCGGGAAGGCGTAGAGGTCCATGAGGAGTTCCTTGCGGTCGAGGGATGTGGAATCCGTCTGGCCGCGAGGAGTCGCCGAGTGGCCGCCCGGGGGCGGTGCGCGAATCGGTCGTGTGTCGCTACGCGGCCGGGAGGCCGCACGCCGGCGCCCTGGGGCGGGCGCGCCCCGGGGCGTCGGGGTCGCTCTGCGCGAGGAGCCGCCATGGATCGGCGGTCTGCCGGAACCGCGTGGCAGCACCGCTCGCATCGGCCGCGACGATCGCCGGCACCGCCTGGCAGGCCACGACGACGACCGCGAGGGCGGCGGCTCCGACGACCCCGACGAGCACGACCGACATCTGCCCGTTCGAGGCGAGGGCGATCTCGAGCGAGGCCTGTGCGACGCGGAAGAGGGCGACGAGGAGTTCGAGCACGTCGTCTCCTCTCGGCCATCGCGGCCCGACCGAGGTCGCTCGCGTGAGTCCACGCTAACACCGGCACCGGACGCCGGCATGCCGGTCATGACTGGGGATTGCTGCGGCGCCCGGCCGGGACGAGACTGTCCTCATGGATCACACGGAGGAGGCACGCGCCGTCGATGAGGTGATCGACCGGCTCGTCGACCGGTTCCCCGATCTGCCC
Proteins encoded in this window:
- a CDS encoding LysR family substrate-binding domain-containing protein, which encodes MTLRLRYVSGVSPSKWLRVWGERRPDLPLEAIVVDEAEQLAGILAGEADVAFVRLPVDTEGLHAVALWEELAVVVLPKDHPLAEAESLTLADLEGETTAPVQPEAAMTIELVAAGTGHAIVPHSVARLHRRKDVVAIPVTDAAQTQISLVWRQDRDDADIQEFVAVVRGRGAKSSRGSADDPPPMKPAKAAKLAAAERRAAAAKSGEGKGKGGTSKSGARGGRPAPRTGAGAKQRSRRRGR
- a CDS encoding GlsB/YeaQ/YmgE family stress response membrane protein translates to MSFLAFLILGLIAGAIAKLILPGKQAGGWFVTLLLGVVGALLGGWIGSALFGIGLDQFWDLGTWLLAIAGSIIVLLIWGLITRGRSNSSAA
- a CDS encoding glutamine amidotransferase, whose translation is MSSTPFLFLSARPEVEAVGPEYESVRRAMGVDAGRLDHVRLDVDPLGDVALSDYAGIVVGGSPFNVTTPETGKHEVQRRVEADLTRLAEQALEADFPLLLTCYGIGVLTLLLGGEVGRAHGEQAQAVEIRLTGDGIADPLVGALPERFDALVGHKEATERLPRDARLLASSAGCPVQIYRVGTSVYATQFHPEVSTGDFIARAQVYRHHGYFPASELREVGERLAAASVTEPQRMLRRFAELADERIDE
- a CDS encoding DUF6412 domain-containing protein, giving the protein MLELLVALFRVAQASLEIALASNGQMSVVLVGVVGAAALAVVVVACQAVPAIVAADASGAATRFRQTADPWRLLAQSDPDAPGRARPRAPACGLPAA
- a CDS encoding YidC/Oxa1 family membrane protein insertase, which translates into the protein MDLYAFPPIAGLLDGAHAVLMALAALLEPLIGVASAAAAVVLVTLLVRAALIPVGISQAKAEQTRSRLAPKLAALQQKHKNNPERLQRETMALYGEEGTTPFAGCLPMLVQAPIVGVIYALFILPTIAGHPNALLEQTFFGVPLGSSLAGQIAAGALTPAGLLVFGVVIAGIALVGEITRRVFQPSPPAGGTATAGRADAAALTGAGGASAALTAPGVIRALGVLQFLTAVIAIFVPLAAALYLFVTVAWTLVQRVLLRRRYPLAAVRTA